A genome region from Arachis duranensis cultivar V14167 chromosome 8, aradu.V14167.gnm2.J7QH, whole genome shotgun sequence includes the following:
- the LOC107462986 gene encoding transcription factor MYB46 → MRKPDNNMGKDKMGNSNTIIKSKLRKGLWSPEEDEKLLRYMLTSGQGCWTDIAQRCGKSCRLRWINYLRPDLKRGAFSPQEEDLIVHLHSILGNRWSQIAARLPGRTDNEIKNFWNSTLKKRFKLSTNNTPSPNNNNSSSDDSSSDPNNANGIMMVHLNEQHHDLMPMSMCMDSSYSSSSTSSSISSMHQQQAAPMVFSDPFSILINNNNNDVPQCLMTQFGGMVEEGHNGNYGIIGSNNKIGLERELSLPPLESDNNAPIIDVKNHNNHFNHHHHSSCFNNANHQIHQKVSKVEELFGFGNNNNSDHHGHQQLHQGENLKIGEWDLED, encoded by the exons ATGAGGAAACCGGATAATAATATGGGGAAGGACAAAATGGGAAATAGCAACACTATTATTAAGAGCAAGCTTAGAAAGGGTTTGTGGTCACCTGAGGAAGATGAGAAGCTATTAAGGTACATGCTCACCAGTGGACAAGGTTGTTGGACCGACATTGCGCAACGGTGCGGCAAGAGTTGCCGCCTCCGTTGGATTAACTACCTAAGGCCGGACCTTAAGCGCGGCGCTTTTTCGCCGCAAGAAGAAGATCTCATTGTTCATTTACATTCCATTCTTGGCAACAG GTGGTCTCAGATAGCAGCACGTTTACCTGGGCGTACAGACAATGAGATAAAGAATTTCTGGAACTCCACACTCAAGAAAAGATTCAAACTCAGCACCAATAACACCCCTTCACCAAACAACAACAATAGTAGCAGTGATGACTCTTCATCAGATCCTAATAATGCTAATGGAATCATGATGGTGCACCTCAATGAACAACATCATGATCTCATGCCCATGTCAATGTGCATGGACTCATCAtattcttcatcttcaactTCTTCATCAATCTCATCCATGCATCAACAACAAGCAGCACCAATGGTTTTTTCTGACCCATTTTCTAtcttgataaataataataataatgatgtgCCTCAATGCTTGATGACCCAATTTGGTGGCATGGTAGAGGAGGGGCATAATGGGAATTATGGAATTATCGGGTCTAACAATAAAATAGGGCTAGAAAGAGAGTTGTCCCTTCCTCCACTAGAAAGTGACAATAATGCCCCTATTATTGATGTGAAAAACCAtaacaaccatttcaatcatcatcatcatagtaGTTGCTTCAATAATGCtaatcatcaaattcatcagaAGGTTTCCAAGGTGGAGGAATTGTTCGGGTTTGGAAATAATAACAATAGTGATCATCATGGGCATCAGCAATTGCATCAAGGGGAAAACTTGAAAATTGGAGAATGGGATTTGGaggat